A stretch of the Thiomicrorhabdus indica genome encodes the following:
- a CDS encoding TlpA family protein disulfide reductase produces MKSLNITKSIFMTLIAFWMTFAITLSVAQANEFADVKFVDMDGNESTLADYKGKWVIVNLWATWCPPCLVEIPDLIMFHEKHSKVDAIVLGVNYEDIEPEKVKTFAESQMINYPVVRFEGKPDGRTTPFGPLKGLPTTYMVTPEGKVVAARTGLIDDKMLEEFIRNYNSIN; encoded by the coding sequence ATGAAATCTTTGAATATAACCAAATCCATTTTCATGACATTGATTGCATTTTGGATGACATTTGCTATCACATTGAGTGTAGCGCAGGCGAATGAGTTCGCTGATGTCAAATTCGTTGATATGGACGGTAATGAGTCTACTTTGGCGGATTATAAAGGCAAATGGGTGATTGTGAATCTTTGGGCAACCTGGTGTCCACCCTGTTTGGTGGAAATTCCAGATTTGATTATGTTTCACGAAAAGCACAGCAAGGTTGATGCGATTGTTTTAGGTGTGAACTACGAAGATATTGAACCTGAAAAGGTAAAAACATTCGCTGAGTCACAAATGATCAACTATCCCGTGGTACGTTTCGAAGGTAAACCGGACGGGCGCACCACGCCTTTCGGCCCACTAAAAGGTCTCCCTACAACTTATATGGTGACTCCCGAAGGTAAAGTGGTCGCAGCTAGAACAGGTTTGATTGATGACAAGATGTTGGAAGAGTTTATTCGCAATTATAATTCAATCAATTAA
- the hda gene encoding DnaA regulatory inactivator Hda has product MLVQMPLKIGLRDEASFDTFVAEQESVALALNALQSSVEKPVGEAFYLCGHNGVGKTHLLQAACRLVTEKNRNSVYLPLADKSLPFIPDVLSGLEQVSLVCLDDIDRIIGKKEWEIALANLITKCSVQGNTLLIAGTLKLSDWKLAYSELAKSLISVVPLVIEPVSEKDELINALQRHAKCMGFELPEKVGELLLKHCSNDLSELMKVLKMLEEASLVQKRRLTLQFVKAILGVEPAGKLNQK; this is encoded by the coding sequence ATGCTGGTACAGATGCCACTAAAAATTGGGCTTCGGGATGAAGCAAGTTTTGACACTTTTGTGGCAGAACAGGAATCGGTTGCCTTAGCGCTCAATGCGCTTCAATCCTCGGTTGAGAAACCGGTCGGTGAGGCATTTTATTTGTGTGGGCACAATGGTGTGGGAAAAACACACCTTCTTCAAGCGGCATGTCGTTTGGTGACGGAAAAAAATCGAAATAGTGTTTATCTGCCGCTTGCAGACAAAAGCCTGCCATTTATCCCAGACGTTTTGTCGGGGCTTGAGCAGGTATCACTGGTCTGTTTGGATGATATTGATCGAATTATTGGCAAGAAAGAGTGGGAAATTGCGCTGGCAAACCTTATCACCAAGTGCAGCGTGCAAGGTAATACTTTATTAATCGCCGGAACGCTAAAATTATCAGATTGGAAGTTGGCTTATTCAGAATTGGCAAAGTCATTAATTTCGGTAGTACCTCTCGTTATCGAGCCGGTCAGTGAAAAAGACGAGCTGATTAATGCATTGCAACGTCACGCCAAATGTATGGGGTTTGAGTTGCCGGAAAAAGTTGGGGAGTTATTACTGAAACACTGCTCAAATGATTTATCTGAATTGATGAAGGTTTTAAAAATGCTTGAAGAAGCGAGTTTAGTCCAGAAACGTCGGTTAACATTACAGTTTGTAAAAGCCATTCTGGGTGTAGAACCGGCCGGTAAATTAAATCAGAAGTAA
- a CDS encoding PilZ domain-containing protein, with the protein MSFKTEEQRQSVRFGRQFMVTDHEDEGFQEPFVGFDVNLTGLSFWVDNADWFLPSQLLSLRVKNLDNEEEYCLDGVELIHIQTHDQKILCGCHITQVTSSQLLAHHRMVVTDERSAQQMNGTTELEDFDFDEEGAPSSENLSDFQELVMASLLQYEQLKKDSIACKRRVSELQAFVASYGENELKPEALLNELNKMDFEQDKVFRQHLAWSLFAKLLAFTPSDKADRQNWQTMISDFEALYLTDQQQVAFDFIHQGISARKSLAMARDYVLAQESPQLELDELSESS; encoded by the coding sequence ATGAGTTTTAAAACAGAAGAACAACGCCAGTCAGTCCGTTTTGGTCGACAGTTTATGGTCACAGACCACGAAGATGAAGGATTTCAAGAACCGTTTGTTGGCTTTGATGTGAACCTAACAGGTTTAAGTTTTTGGGTCGATAATGCCGATTGGTTTTTGCCTAGCCAGTTGTTGAGTCTGCGAGTCAAAAATCTCGACAATGAAGAAGAGTATTGCTTGGATGGTGTTGAATTAATTCATATTCAAACCCACGATCAAAAAATTCTTTGTGGATGTCATATCACTCAAGTGACGAGTTCGCAGTTGCTTGCACATCACCGAATGGTGGTGACGGATGAGCGATCTGCACAACAGATGAATGGCACTACTGAGCTTGAAGATTTTGATTTTGATGAAGAGGGCGCCCCTAGTTCCGAAAATCTAAGTGATTTTCAAGAATTAGTCATGGCGTCTTTATTGCAATATGAACAGCTAAAAAAAGATTCTATTGCTTGTAAGCGAAGGGTTTCCGAACTTCAAGCATTCGTTGCTAGCTACGGAGAAAATGAATTAAAACCTGAAGCCTTGTTGAATGAACTGAATAAAATGGATTTTGAGCAAGATAAGGTCTTCCGTCAGCACCTAGCTTGGAGTCTGTTTGCAAAATTGTTAGCGTTTACACCTTCAGATAAAGCAGACCGACAGAACTGGCAAACGATGATTTCCGACTTCGAAGCACTCTATTTAACTGATCAGCAGCAAGTCGCATTTGATTTTATTCACCAAGGTATCAGTGCCAGAAAATCACTGGCAATGGCACGAGATTATGTTCTAGCACAAGAAAGTCCACAATTAGAGCTTGATGAGTTGAGTGAATCTTCATAA
- a CDS encoding thioredoxin family protein: MQVVQSVSHFLPAGKNFKWSLKALALVIITGFLLMINSAKAADPFFDESFGNYQEDLETAKDDGKKGIFVFFHMEECPFCHRMRTTIMQEPDVIQFYRENFLTYMHDIEGSNEVVTFDGKSMTAQDMAEKVFRVRATPVMIIFDTEGKPVVRYTGPTRTKQEFMWIGEYVMDGSYQIQSFTAYKRAKKRALREQ, from the coding sequence ATGCAAGTAGTGCAATCAGTATCACATTTCTTACCGGCCGGTAAGAATTTCAAATGGTCTTTAAAAGCCTTGGCTTTAGTTATTATCACGGGCTTTTTACTTATGATCAACTCGGCCAAAGCGGCAGATCCTTTCTTCGATGAGAGTTTTGGAAATTATCAAGAAGACCTAGAAACGGCAAAAGACGATGGTAAAAAAGGCATTTTTGTATTTTTTCATATGGAAGAATGTCCTTTTTGTCACAGAATGCGTACAACCATTATGCAAGAGCCGGACGTTATTCAGTTTTATCGTGAAAATTTTCTAACGTACATGCATGACATCGAGGGCAGTAATGAAGTCGTAACCTTTGATGGAAAATCCATGACTGCGCAAGATATGGCGGAAAAGGTATTTCGTGTACGCGCAACACCCGTGATGATTATTTTTGATACCGAAGGTAAGCCTGTTGTGCGTTACACGGGGCCGACTCGAACCAAGCAAGAATTCATGTGGATTGGTGAGTATGTCATGGATGGCAGTTACCAAATACAATCGTTTACTGCCTACAAGCGAGCTAAAAAGCGCGCGCTAAGAGAACAGTAA
- a CDS encoding TolC family protein — translation MKKTLLSVLPFVMLPMTPTLSFASDVGVVQSEDVKQQSATVNPESVSQNNLDSQTVIEQGADKSIRLYPKSPTSDFPNPVSLDYLLNELPVQSPAVFLQNAKLAQKQATGLGIESIQSWKLDLEGRLSRREYSEEAQDFHRGALHIGKQLYDFGVSDGLTEAQQQEIQSEASFQNFVLQTHKLNVMQAFFNVILADFQYRIDNEQMAIEYIAYDKSKDRHDVGQISDVAMIEAESNYQQALLKRSQAEQRQLSSRVSLANSIGFAKVRPDEMKMPSLKAFSKRDSKALNLDDLYQQLEENNPQLKRLKGLWQAQQQRVEALRHLNYPTIRADAWAGKLSSHPELREGNWRADLSIHVPLYDGQQNKSELMSAQAKAIKLSAEYEQQAQLLRQQIADIYFQLKLLKAEQEANLVFGDYADLYLDFSRAVYENERATDLGTSMVRLSEANYRVVEWRFKQALLWSKLDVLLGKTVNLSKDE, via the coding sequence ATGAAAAAAACTTTATTGTCGGTTTTACCTTTCGTGATGTTACCGATGACGCCTACTTTGAGTTTCGCCTCGGATGTAGGCGTTGTTCAAAGTGAAGATGTCAAACAACAAAGTGCTACAGTTAATCCTGAGTCAGTTTCGCAAAACAATCTAGACTCTCAAACCGTTATAGAGCAGGGAGCGGACAAGAGTATTCGTCTTTATCCAAAAAGTCCGACCAGCGACTTCCCTAACCCTGTCAGTTTGGACTATCTTTTAAATGAACTTCCTGTGCAGTCTCCTGCGGTATTTTTGCAAAATGCAAAATTGGCTCAAAAACAAGCGACAGGATTGGGCATAGAATCGATTCAATCATGGAAATTAGATTTAGAAGGACGATTAAGTCGAAGGGAATATTCTGAAGAAGCACAGGATTTTCATAGAGGCGCATTACACATTGGAAAGCAGCTCTATGATTTCGGCGTGTCTGATGGATTAACAGAAGCTCAGCAACAAGAAATACAATCTGAAGCCAGTTTTCAAAATTTTGTTTTGCAAACGCATAAGCTAAATGTGATGCAGGCGTTTTTCAATGTTATTTTGGCCGATTTTCAATACCGCATTGATAATGAGCAGATGGCGATTGAGTATATCGCCTATGATAAATCCAAAGACCGTCATGATGTCGGTCAAATTTCAGATGTGGCGATGATTGAAGCGGAAAGTAATTACCAGCAAGCATTGCTAAAACGCTCGCAAGCAGAACAGCGGCAATTAAGTTCGCGAGTGAGTTTAGCGAATTCCATCGGCTTTGCCAAAGTGCGTCCAGATGAAATGAAAATGCCAAGTTTAAAAGCCTTTTCAAAGCGTGATTCAAAAGCGCTAAATCTGGATGACCTTTACCAACAGCTTGAAGAAAACAATCCGCAACTTAAGCGTTTAAAAGGTCTTTGGCAAGCGCAACAACAACGGGTAGAGGCGTTACGCCATTTAAACTATCCGACCATACGAGCTGATGCATGGGCCGGTAAATTATCGAGTCATCCAGAGCTTAGAGAAGGTAATTGGCGTGCAGACTTAAGTATTCATGTTCCGTTGTACGATGGTCAACAGAACAAATCTGAATTGATGAGTGCCCAGGCAAAAGCTATTAAATTGTCGGCAGAATATGAGCAACAAGCACAATTGCTCCGCCAACAAATCGCAGATATTTATTTTCAGTTAAAGCTACTTAAAGCAGAACAAGAGGCGAATCTGGTATTTGGTGACTATGCGGATCTGTATTTAGATTTTAGTCGAGCAGTTTATGAAAATGAACGCGCAACCGATTTAGGTACTTCAATGGTGCGCCTATCTGAAGCAAATTACCGAGTGGTTGAATGGCGTTTTAAACAAGCACTATTATGGTCGAAGTTGGATGTGCTATTGGGAAAAACGGTTAACTTAAGTAAAGATGAGTAG
- the ylqF gene encoding ribosome biogenesis GTPase YlqF, whose translation MNIQWFPGHMHKAQKEVKEIFNQVDVFIEVLDARIPFSSQNPMIEEIRQDKPTIKILNKSDLADPLKTEIWQSYFETDGSIQTLAFNSQTGDKREQMVSLIKKMVPEKADTIKTIQALIIGIPNVGKSTLINNISGRTIAKTGNEPAVTKRQQRIKLDDNIVLIDTPGMLWPNIENPNSGYRLAITGGIKETAFELPDIASYAAEYLLQAYPESLKTRFGLHELPHSDIELLDEIGRKRGCLRSGGMVDLEKVSRLFIMEYRDQKLGDLTLETPEMMQSEWQLVEEIRAKKAAKKQEREDRKKQRRARHKKNKR comes from the coding sequence ATGAATATTCAATGGTTCCCAGGACACATGCACAAAGCCCAAAAAGAGGTCAAAGAAATTTTCAACCAAGTAGATGTGTTCATTGAAGTTCTCGATGCTCGAATTCCTTTTAGTAGCCAGAACCCCATGATTGAAGAAATTCGTCAGGATAAACCAACCATTAAAATCCTTAACAAAAGTGATTTGGCAGACCCATTAAAAACGGAGATCTGGCAAAGTTATTTTGAAACAGATGGTAGCATTCAAACGCTTGCTTTCAACTCTCAGACAGGCGATAAACGTGAACAAATGGTGTCTCTGATTAAAAAAATGGTGCCTGAGAAAGCCGATACCATCAAAACTATACAAGCTTTAATTATTGGCATTCCCAATGTTGGGAAATCGACATTGATTAACAATATCAGCGGTCGAACCATAGCCAAAACAGGAAATGAACCAGCAGTCACAAAACGTCAACAACGAATTAAACTTGACGACAATATTGTTCTGATCGACACTCCCGGAATGCTTTGGCCAAATATTGAAAACCCTAACAGTGGCTATCGTTTAGCAATTACCGGAGGCATTAAAGAAACCGCATTTGAGCTGCCAGACATCGCCTCTTACGCAGCAGAATATTTATTGCAAGCCTACCCAGAAAGTTTAAAAACACGCTTTGGTTTACATGAATTGCCACACAGTGATATTGAATTGCTCGACGAAATCGGTCGAAAACGCGGTTGTCTACGTTCAGGCGGAATGGTCGATTTGGAGAAAGTTTCGAGACTATTTATTATGGAATATCGCGATCAGAAGCTTGGTGATTTAACACTGGAAACCCCTGAAATGATGCAATCTGAATGGCAACTCGTCGAAGAAATTCGAGCGAAAAAGGCCGCGAAAAAACAGGAAAGAGAGGATCGTAAAAAACAACGTCGTGCGCGTCACAAGAAGAATAAACGCTAA
- a CDS encoding amidohydrolase family protein: MQKIPAGWKTTLSKTMQIKQANILVASAFFSAGVFYQANALAQNPNASHPMIWDAHSHYAKADTEAVSHDEVIQILDRNNVQKILITSTPNSGTLKLAKFAPNRIIPFLSVYRTKADKRDWMHRIEVLDEAKKAIATGRYVGIGELHIFAKDKKSPVLKGLVELAKEHQMPMLIHGDAEIIDEIFSIDPKARILWAHLGTQPKISLLKTMLDKYPDNLWIDTSVRDKQLLATGRLDSQWREFFMDYETRFLVAIDTFSVNRWKTYDSVVKDIHHWLGDLPAGVAQKLAHENAKTFFALEK, from the coding sequence ATGCAAAAAATACCGGCCGGTTGGAAAACAACCTTGTCAAAAACTATGCAAATCAAGCAAGCAAATATTTTGGTTGCGTCAGCATTTTTTAGTGCTGGAGTTTTTTATCAAGCAAATGCTTTGGCTCAAAATCCAAATGCATCGCATCCCATGATTTGGGATGCGCATTCGCATTATGCAAAAGCTGATACTGAAGCAGTTTCTCATGATGAAGTGATCCAAATCTTGGATAGAAATAATGTGCAGAAGATTCTTATTACCAGTACACCGAATTCGGGCACTTTAAAACTGGCTAAATTTGCGCCAAACCGAATTATTCCGTTTTTAAGCGTCTATCGAACCAAAGCGGACAAACGAGACTGGATGCATCGAATTGAAGTGCTTGATGAAGCGAAAAAAGCGATTGCTACCGGCCGGTATGTGGGTATCGGTGAACTGCATATTTTTGCAAAAGATAAAAAAAGTCCGGTGTTAAAAGGCTTAGTTGAGTTGGCCAAAGAGCATCAAATGCCAATGTTGATTCATGGTGATGCGGAAATTATTGATGAGATTTTTAGTATTGATCCGAAGGCTAGGATTCTTTGGGCGCATTTAGGGACGCAGCCGAAGATTTCGCTTTTAAAAACGATGCTGGATAAATATCCGGATAATCTCTGGATTGATACCTCTGTTCGAGATAAACAACTACTTGCTACCGGCCGGTTAGATTCGCAGTGGCGTGAGTTTTTCATGGATTATGAGACACGATTTTTAGTGGCGATTGACACCTTTAGCGTGAATCGCTGGAAAACTTATGATTCAGTGGTAAAAGACATTCATCATTGGTTAGGAGATCTACCAGCCGGTGTTGCTCAAAAGTTAGCGCATGAAAATGCGAAGACGTTTTTTGCATTGGAGAAATAA
- a CDS encoding MYG1 family protein translates to MIVTHSGRFHADEVFALAMLKFLPEFKDQEVLRTREADDIEQAEIVLDVGGDYNHEKKRYDHHQNSFTEQRANGIPFATAGIIWRHYAESIFKQMGLEADNEIQFAVEWLDAKLIEDLDAVDNGVYSDDPRPSVSLLVAMMNESSGEPEKQQAAFDKAVNFASDVLKNFIQAAINQAQVVTELEAKLDTLENGIWVLDSKAPFKDFIQNRPEIQRVVYPRNEEQFGVYCNGKENHLPERFRGLREGELSKVSGSEDTVFCHKSGFMAVTLSKESALFLAKSV, encoded by the coding sequence ATGATTGTTACCCATTCTGGACGTTTTCATGCCGATGAAGTATTTGCACTCGCCATGTTGAAATTTTTACCTGAATTTAAGGATCAGGAAGTTTTGCGAACTCGCGAGGCAGATGATATTGAACAAGCTGAAATTGTCTTGGATGTTGGAGGCGATTACAATCATGAGAAAAAACGCTACGACCACCATCAAAACAGTTTTACCGAACAACGTGCCAACGGAATTCCCTTCGCAACAGCCGGAATTATTTGGCGTCATTACGCCGAATCGATTTTCAAACAAATGGGGTTGGAAGCTGACAATGAAATTCAATTCGCGGTTGAATGGCTCGATGCTAAACTCATTGAAGATTTAGATGCCGTGGATAATGGCGTTTACAGTGATGATCCTCGTCCTTCCGTTTCTCTACTAGTGGCCATGATGAATGAATCTTCTGGCGAACCTGAAAAACAGCAAGCGGCCTTTGATAAAGCGGTCAATTTTGCCAGCGATGTTTTGAAAAATTTTATTCAAGCCGCAATCAATCAAGCACAAGTTGTCACTGAATTAGAAGCGAAACTCGATACACTTGAGAATGGCATCTGGGTATTAGATTCCAAAGCACCATTCAAAGATTTCATTCAAAACCGTCCAGAAATTCAACGTGTTGTTTATCCAAGAAATGAAGAACAATTTGGAGTTTACTGTAACGGCAAAGAAAATCATTTACCCGAACGTTTTCGTGGCTTACGCGAAGGAGAACTAAGTAAAGTCAGTGGTTCGGAAGATACTGTTTTTTGCCATAAATCTGGTTTTATGGCGGTCACACTAAGCAAAGAAAGTGCTTTGTTTTTGGCTAAAAGCGTTTAA
- a CDS encoding efflux RND transporter periplasmic adaptor subunit → MLTIQSIKDSNFNQFKKTSVASSLTKAVQITALSLIGSAAFAQNIMIGALVSGQVSEVHVEEGQSVKAGQKLVNLDAQRYQAKLAMLQSQVKLQEARFADAQIDLDTELDLFDRTVTSRRTLDAAKLAFKVVEAELETAKAALNAHRAWQKYVYIKAPVNGKVVKIHAPKGATVFEENQPILEMEVSK, encoded by the coding sequence GTGTTAACGATTCAATCAATCAAAGATTCAAACTTCAATCAATTTAAAAAAACGTCTGTGGCAAGCTCTTTAACAAAGGCGGTACAGATAACGGCTCTGAGTTTGATCGGTTCAGCGGCTTTTGCGCAAAACATTATGATTGGTGCACTGGTTTCCGGTCAGGTAAGCGAAGTGCATGTGGAAGAAGGACAATCAGTTAAGGCCGGGCAAAAACTTGTTAATTTGGATGCTCAACGCTATCAAGCCAAGTTAGCAATGCTTCAATCACAGGTGAAATTGCAAGAAGCGCGCTTTGCTGATGCGCAGATTGATTTAGATACGGAACTGGATTTATTTGATCGAACTGTCACGTCTCGCCGTACGCTGGATGCGGCTAAACTAGCATTTAAGGTGGTTGAAGCGGAACTAGAAACTGCAAAAGCAGCCTTGAATGCGCATAGAGCATGGCAAAAATACGTTTATATCAAAGCGCCGGTAAATGGTAAGGTTGTCAAAATTCACGCTCCCAAAGGTGCGACCGTATTTGAAGAGAATCAGCCGATTTTGGAAATGGAAGTTTCAAAATAG